The genome window TTTCAACTTGTTCTGAAAGTATTTTTCCTTCTTTTGCAATTTTTTCAAGATTATCTTCATCATCTTTTAGATCTATGTTTACTTTGCCTAAAATGAAACCTTGAATATCGCTGTCTTTCTCGTAGCCTAAAACTCGAATGTTTTGTTCAACGTAATCTTGGTTAAAGGTATGATAAAGATATTTTGTGTCTGGAATTACTGGAATTTGTCCTTTTGTTACAGAAATACTGAAGTCATCCTTTACATTGCCATCTTTGTCTGTTATTTTAAAAGAAAATGTTCCGTTGTTTTTTCCAAAAGTCAAAAGTTTGTCTGTTGGACTTTTACCATTTTCGTCTAAAACAAGTTCGTCTTGTTTTTCTGTTAATCTAAAAAGTCTGCTGAGAAATGTCTTACCGCTACCATTGTTTGCAAACACACCCATTTTTAAAGAACTTGATTTGACTTCTCTTGCCAAGTTTTCGATTGGTGCAATGTTTTGGCACTTAATTATGGTTGTTATTTTGTCGTCTGCCATTTTTTATGGTTGTTTGGTTGTAGCCTTGCCACTAACTTTTATTTAAGCGAAACAAACTTTCGTATTTACATCCCCAATTGAGCAGATTTCCGAAAGTTCTTTTTGTTTTATTATTTTCAAATATATGCTTTTTTTCTTACTGTTTTTTCTAATTTTGCATAGAATAATGGTTCCTTTAAAAGGAACAGGTATTGCTGTAGTTTAGAGCAATATTTCTGAAAAAAAACTAATGCTGTCGTAGCCCTGATGGAAGCGGCATCCTGTGCGCCCGGGGTTCGGGCGCACAGATACAGCGGACAGCAGACACGAGCGAAGCGAACTGACGAAGTAAATAGCTCCAAAAAAAAACGACTGAAATAATTCTCAGTCGTTTTGTATTTGGTGATTTATGAATGGTTTATCCCAAGAAAGCTTTCAAATCATCGTAAGTTTTAATTTTAACGCTTACTTTTTCTTTGTTCATCACGCTTTCAATTTGTTTAGGAAGCGGTAAAGTAACGCCCAAAGCAGGTTCTACTACGTCTAGGAACTTGATAGGGTGCGCTGTTTCCAAGAAAACACCAATAGCGTTTGTTTTGTTAGCCAATTCTTTTTTCAATCCTAAATAGCCAACAGCTCCGTGTGGTTCTGCGATATATTTTCTATCGTCATTATAAATATGCTTCATCGCTGTTAAAGTTTCAGCATCGGTGAAAGTATAGGAAGTAAAATCTTTTTCGAATTGTGCCAAATCATTGTTGTACATCTCTTGAATACGAACGAAGTTGCTTGGATTTCCAACGTCCATAGCGTTTGAAATCGTCGCTATAGATGGTTTCGGGTCGTAAATTCCGTTCACAAGGAATCTAGGAACAGTGTCATTTACATTGGTAGAAGCCACAAAATGATCGATAGGCAATCCTAATTTTTTGGCAATGATACCGGCACAAATATTTCCGAAGTTGCCGCTTGGACAAGAGAAAACCAATGGTTTGTTTTGACTCTTCAATGCTTTGTAAGCAAAGAAAAAGTAGAACATTTGCGGTAACCAGCGTGCAATATTGATAGAATTTGCCGAAGTCAGGTTTTTATGCGCCAAAGTTTCGTCCAAAAACGCTTTTTTGACCATATCCTGACAATCGTCAAAAACACCATCTACTTCAAGTGCTTTAATATTTTGTCCCAAAGTGGTCAACTGTCTTTCCTGAATGTCGCTCACTTTTCCGGAAGGGTAAAGGATTACGACATCAACGCCGTTTACGCCAAGAAAACCACTCGCAACAGCTCCTCCTGTATCTCCGGAAGTTGCCACAAGAACCGTGTTTTTAGCATCTTTTTTGTCTTTGTTGAAATAACCCAAACAACGGGACATAAAACGCGCTCCGACGTCTTTGAAAGCCATTGTTGGCCCGTGAAATAATTCAAGGGAATAGATTCCGTTTTCAACTTCCACAACAGGGAAGTCAAAGCATAAAGTTTCGGCAATGATTTGTTTTAAAGTTTCTGTCGGGATTTCGTCTCCAACAAATTGTTTTATGGCTTCAAAAGCGATTTCTTCGTGCGATAAACTCTCAATTGAATCAAAAAAACTTGGTGCTAATGATGTAATGCTCTCAGGGAAATACAATCCTTTGTCGGCTGCTAGTCCTTGTATTACTGCTTCCTGAAAAGAAACGTTTGGGGCATTATGGTTTAAACTGTAGTATTTCATTGTGATTTTTGATTGAAGATTAACGATTTTTGATTTTTGATTTAACCGTTACGTTAAAAATCATAAATCTAAAATCGTTAATCTGAATTCTTAAATAATAGAGATTCCTTCGTCATTCACTTTCGAAACGTGAATTTCGTAAGGCAGATTCATTTCTTCGTAAACGGCACTCATGGCTTTGGCAATTTTTTCGGCGTTTTCTTTTCCTTTGCTTAAAGCGAAAATAGAAGGGCCGGAACCCGAAATTCCTGAACCCAAAGCTCCGTTTTCATAAGCCGTCTGCTTGATTAAATCAAATCCCGGAATTAGCATAGAGCGGATAGGTTCAATGATTTCGTCATGCAGAGAACGCCCGATTAGTTCGTAATCCTGAGTATATAGCCCTGCTACTAATCCGCCTACATTTCCCCATTGCGTAATGGCGCTTTTTAAGGAAACGGTTTGTTTCAATACCGAACGGGCATCTGATGTTTTCAACTCAATTTGCGGATGAACCACCGTTGCATACAATTCGGATGGGCTGTCAATTTTGATAATATCCAAAGGATTTGAAGAGCGAACCAATGTGAAACCTCCCAAAAGGGCAGGGGCAACGTTATCGGCATGGGCGTTTCCGCTGGCTAATTTTTCGCCTTGCATCGCAAATTTTACCAATTCTTTTCTAGTGAAAGGTCTTCCCAACAATTCGTTGATTCCAAAAACAGCTCCCGCAGAACTTGCTGCGCTGCTTCCGATGCCGCTTCCCGCTTTGATGTGTTTGTAGATTTCGATTTCAAAACCAAATTCGGTTTCGACTTCTTCCAGCATCGCCAAAGCAGCAACACCAGAAACGTTATTTTCGGTTTCCATTGGTAAATCGGCACCGACTATTTTGGTAATGCGAACTCCTTTTTCATTAGACTTGCGAACAATCATTTCATCGCCTTGAGTGGCCAGACAAAGTCCAAGTACATCAAAACCACACGAAAGATTCGCGATTGTAGCGGGACAGAATATTTTTATTTCGTTCATTGTTTATGTTTTTTTGGGTAGAGACGTTGCACTGCAACGTCTAAACGTTCGTTGACACGTTACAAAATGTATTGTGTTAGACGTTGCACTGCAACGTCTCTACATACAATTATTTACACATTTCCTATTCTAATCACATCGGCAAAAATTCCTGATGCAGTAACCGCCGCACCGGCACCGGCACCTTTTATCAATAATGGCTGATCCACGTAACGATCCGTGTAGAATAAAACGATATTGTCTTTTCCTTCCAGATTATAAAACGGATGGTCTTTCGGGATGAACTGCAGGCCTACGCTTGCTTTTCCGTTTTCAAATTGAGCGACAAATTTCAGTCTGCTTTCTTTTGCATTGGCTTCTGCCAAAATCGATTCAAAGTGTTTTGCATGTTCTTTTAACGAAGCGAAAAACGCATCATTGTTAGTTGTTCCCATACATGCTGACGGAAGGAAAGCTTTGTTCTCAATGTCTTCAATTTCCATTTGATAACCGCTCTCACGAATCAGAATAAGGATCTTTCTGGCTACGTCAATGCCGCTTAAATCTATTTTTGGATCTGGTTCTGTAAATCCCTGAACGCCGGCTTCTTTTACAACGTCATGAAAAGTATTGTTTTCATCAAAATTGTTAAAGATAAAGTTTAAACTTCCAGACAAAACAGCTTGAATTTTATGTACTTTATCACCAGAAGCGATTAGGTTTTTAACCGTGTCAATGATTGGCAATCCAGCCCCGACATTCGTTTCAAAAAGGAAAGGCGCATTGAATTGACGCGACAAACCTTTTAGTTTTTTGTAATTATCATAAGCCGATGAACAGGCAATTTTGTTGCAGGTTACTACAGCGACATTCTGTTTTAAATACTGCTCGTAGGTTTTAGACACTTCTTCATTGGCAGTAATATCAACAAAAATACTGTTACGCAAATTCAGTACTTTTACTTTTGAAATAAATTCTTCCTTGTTGGCTGTTTCTCCTTTTTCCAAAAGTGACTGCCATTCTTTCAACGAGATTCCCTCTTCGTCAAAATGCATTTTTCTGGAATTAGAAACCGCAATAACTCTCAGGTTTATTTTCAGGTTTTCTTTTAGGAATTTTTTCTGCTGGTGGATCTGCTCGATGAATTTTTCACCGACATTTCCAACACCCATTACGAACAGGTTTAACTGTTTAGTGTTTTCTTCAAAGAAGTTTTCGTGTAAAGTATTCAGTGCTTTTTTAACGTCTCTTTCGTTGATAACAACCGAGATATTTCTTTCCGAAGCGCCTTGGGCAATCGCACGGATATTCACATTGTTCTTTCCTAAAGTGCTGAACATTCTGCCGCTTAAACCTTGGTGATTTTTCATGTTTTCGCCAACCAAAGCAATGATGCAGAGGTTTTGCTCAACAATACAAGGATCAATTTTGTTTTGGGTGATTTCGATTTGGAATGCTTTATTGATTGCATTTTCAGCCGTTTCAGCATCCGAATTTGAAATACCAATACATATAGAATGCTCCGATGAAGCCTGAGTAATAAAAATTACATTGATGCCCTCATGCGATAAAACTTCAAATAATCTTTTGGAAGAACCGGCAACACCAATCATTCCTGAACCTTCCAGAGTAATCAAAGTGATATTGTCGATATGTGTAATTCCTTTTACCGGATTGCTGTGGTCAGCAGCATTGTTTGAAATCAAAGTTCCTTCAGCTTGCGGCTCGAAAGTATTTTTGATATATATTGGAATGTTTTTTCTTAAAACCGGCTGAATTGTCGGCGGGTACAATACTTTGGCACCAAAATGAGACAATTCCATTGCTTCCTGGTACGAAATAGTAGCAATTGGCTGTGCCTGTTTTACAATTTTAGGATTAGCAGTAAACATTCCGTTTACATCAGTCCAAATCTCTAAATCACTTGCGTTTAATGCTCCTGCAATGATTGCAGCAGTATAATCAGAACCGCCGCGTCCCAAAGTAGTATGGATTCCATCTTCGGAAGTTGCAATAAAACCAGGCATTACAACCACTTGATTTTCATTTGAAGCAAAAAAATCAGCGATTAATTTATTTGTAATTTCAAAATTCACCGCAGCTTTACCAAACTGATTATTGGTTTTAATCAATTCACGGCTGTCTTTGTAACTGCTGTTTTTTAGTTTTTGTTTTAAGGCTTCGGCAATGATGAATGATGATAATAATTCTCCAAAACTTAGGATAGTATCCAAAGTTCTTGGTGATAATTCACCCAGAAGAAAACAGCCGTCAAGCAATGTTTCCAAATGGTTGATGATTCTTTTAATATGACTTAATAAACCGCTCTGTTCACTAACAGGAGTCAGCTGTTTAAGCGTTTCTAAATGTTTTTTCTCGATTTCGGCAGCAATTTCTTTAAAGCTTTCATCATTTGCAGCGGCTTTGGAAGCGGCTAACTGCAGTAAATCGGTTACTTTGCTTAAAGCGGATACAACAACAACAAGTTTTTCATCTTGTGCTTTATTAAGAACTATGTCTAAAACTAATTTTATGTTTTCTGCATTGGCTACCGAAGTACCGCCAAATTTTAATACTCTCATAAGAAGTTTATTTGTTTTATGTAATTTTTAAACCGCTGTTTTAATTGTTACTATTTGAAAATCAGCAATTTTATATTTTTATTTTTGATTGTAAAATGATTTCTATACACCCATGACTTTCTTTCTTTAAAGAAAAAAGTACAATAGCTGGATTATATGTAAAATGTATACCCCTAAGGGGTAGTAATTGTTGTAGTAGATGTAGTTGTAACAGCAAGAGCAACCCAAATTTGAGTTGTTACCGAAGGATGATATGTGCTGTTAAATTTCTTCATTTTGATTTTCCAAAAGTACTGTTTTTTATGAAAAAAGAAAGCTTTGTTGTTCGTTTTTGCGAATAGTTTAATAATTAAAATTCAATATCGATTCAAATTTAATATTGCGCAATTTATTCATTTGTTTATTGAGATTATCTTTATTTTCTGCTGAAGTTTTTTGCGGTTTTGCCACTGATGTAATGGCTGAATCGTACCAGTTTTGCTTTAAAAAAACGATAATCTGGTCTTTGGAATTTTTTAAAATTTAAGTAACAATCAGCTTCTGTAGCGGTTTTTAAACTTTGTATCGTCTTAAATTTTAAATTATTGTTATAAAATATTGTTTTTTAATAAGGTTTTGTGGAATTTTGAACACTTAAAATCAGATAAAATGGAGAATACACATTATATAAGTACCGAATTGCTTTCTTTTGAAACACTGCAGGAGATTATTTCCCATCATAAAACCATTGTGCTTTCCGAAAATGCAAAAACGAATATTCTAAAGTGCAGAAAATACCTTGATGCTAAAATGGCTTCGCATCCAGAACCTATTTATGGAATTAATACTGGTTTTGGCTCGCTTTGTAATGTGAAAATTTCAAATGAAAATTTGTCAAAACTCCAGGAAAACCTTGTGAAATCACACTCTTGCGGAACAGGTGAAGAAGTGCCGAATGAGATTGTAAAAATAATGCTGCTTCTTAAAATACAATCGCTGAGTTATGGTCATTCGGGCATACAATTGGAAACGGTGCAGCGATTGATTGATTTTTACAATAATGATGTTTTGCCAGTAATTTATACTCAAGGGTCACTTGGAGCATCAGGAGATTTAGCCCCTTTGGCTCATTTGTCACTGCCTTTATTAGGAGAAGGGGAAGTCTGGTTTGAAGACAAAAAAGTAAATTCGGCAGAAGTATTAAAACGTTTTGAGTGGAAACCGATCGTTTTGAAATCCAAAGAAGGTCTGGCGTTGTTAAACGGAACGCAGTTTATGAGCGCTTATGGAGCTTATATTGTAATGAAAGCCAATAAGTTTTCTTTTTTGGCTGATTTAATAGGAACAATATCATTGGAAGGTTTTGACGGAAGAATTGAGCCTTTTAATGAGCTGATACATTATATAAGACCGCATAATGGGCAGATTGCTACTGCTAAAAGAGTAAAAGAATTTCTCGACGGCAGTGAAATCATCGAACAGCCAAAAACTCATGTTCAGGATCCATATTCGTTCCGCTGTATTCCGCAGGTTCATGGCGCTTCAAAAGATGCTTTTGATTATGTGAAGAAAGTATTCAAAACTGAGATTAATTCAGTAACGGATAATCCTAATATATTTATCGAAAGCGATCAGATTATTTCCGGCGGCAATTTCCACGGTCAGCCATTGGCTTTGGCGCTTGATTTCATGGCGATAGCTTTGGCAGAATTGGGAAGTATTTCCGAGAGAAGAACCTATCAGCTGATTTCCGGACTGCGCAATCTTCCTGCTTTCCTGGTAGATAATCCTGGTTTGAATTCCGGATTTATGATTCCGCAGTATACAGCCGCAAGTATTGCCAGCCAGAATAAACAGCTGGCAACTCCTTCAAGTGTTGATAGTATTGTTTCCAGCAACGGACAGGAAGATCACGTGAGCATGGGAGCGAATGGCGCAGTAAAATGTTTGAAGGTAATGGAGAATCTGGAACGTATTTTGGCCATTGAGCTGATGAATGCTTCACAGGCAATTGAATACAGAAGACCTTTAAAGTCAAGTGATTTTATTGAAATGTTTTTAAAATCCTACAGAAATGAAGTGCCTTTGGTTAAGGAAGACAGAATTTTACATTATGATATTGAGCAAACAGTGGACTTCTTAAACAGTTTCCAAATCGAAGATGATTTGTTAACATTGGCTTAACATTAGCTTTAAATAATGAAGTAATTTTGCATTACATAAAAATTAAACAAATGTCATTAAATAGTATTTTTCAATTTCTGGTTCCAAAGGACAAAAAATTCTTCCCTCTTTTTGAAGAAGCATCAAGTAATTTAATTGAATTAGCTTCAAATCTGCACGAAGCTGTAAATCTTCCTTTAAAAGAAAGAGAAGCTTTATTTCATAAAATAGATGAATTAGAGCAAAAAGGCGAAGATATTACCCGTCAGACTAATTTAGAGTTGAGCCGTAACTTTATTACTCCTTTTGACAGGGAAGATATTCACTCTTTGGTAACTTCAATAGATTATGTAGCGGATTATCTTCATGGAGCTGCTTCAAGAATGCGTTTGTATCAGGTGGATAAAATCACAAAATCAATCCGTAAAATGACAGAAATCAATCTTGAGGCCTGTCAGAATATTGATGTTGCTGTAAAAGAACTGAAAAACCTGAGCAACATGAAAACGATTACCAATGCTTGTGCAAAAATCAACAAGCTGGAGAATAAATCGGATATGGTTTATAATAAAGCAGTTTTTGAAATTTTCGAAAACGAAACTGATGCTAAAAATATCATTAAATATAAAGAAGTATTGTCAGTTTTAGAATCAGCAACTGATAAATGCAAGAGTGTTGCCAGTGTGTTAGAATCTATTACAGTAAAACATTCTTAATTTAATCTATTCATTCTGAAGATATTGATATGACTTTACTATTAATTATTATAGTTCTAGCATTAATTTTTGATTACATCAATGGTTTCCATGATGCTGCCAATGCTATTGCTACTGTTGTTGCAACCAAGGTTTTATCTCCTTTTCAGGCGGTGCTTTGGGCAGCTTTTTTTAACTTTTTGGCTTATTGGGTTTTTGGTTTAGGTGTTGCAAATACCGTTGCGAAAACTGCAGATTCAAGCCAAATTGATTTAACAGTAATTCTTGCAGGTGTTGTTGCAGCTATTATCTGGAATTTAATTACCTGGTGGCAGGGAATCCCTTCTAGTTCTTCACATACTTTAATTGGCGGTTTTGCTGGAGCAGCGGTTGCTCATGCAATCTCAATTCACGGATTTTCAGACTATACAATCCTAGAAGACGGTGTACAGCATACTAAACACTGGTATGATATTGTAAGCTGGTATAAAGCAGGGAAAGACGGCGGTATGCCTTCCGGAGTTGTGATTATCATAGCATTTATTGTTTTGGCACCTCTGCTTGGAGCATTAATTTCATACTTAATTTCTATTTGGTTATTAAATGCCTCAAGGAAAAGTATTCTGCCTAAACTTTTTACAATTGCATTGATGATAGCGTCAATATGGTTTGTATATGGACAGATGGTTCCTTTTGAGAAAATTGAAAAACCTCGTTTCGAGTCTCATTTCTGGAGTATTCTATTCGAGTCACATAATATCAAATGGTTTTTAGTAGCTTTTATAATACTTTCAATTTCTACATTTGCTTTGCTGTTTAGCAGTTTGAATTTACACAAAGCCGATGCAGTTCTGAAAAAAATGCAGCTGCTTTCTTCTGCAGCATTTAGTTTAGGTCACGGAGGAAATGATTCTCAAAAAGTAATGGGAATTATCGCAGCAGCGGTTGCGGTTTATATTAAAACCAGCGGTGTTGATATAATGAATCTGCCGGAATGGCTGCAGGTTGTTCTTCCAGATGACGATAAAGGCATCAAAGGAGTAATGCCGGAATGGATTCCTCTAGCATGTTATACAGCTATTGCGGTTGGAACATTAAGCGGTGGCTGGAAAATTGTAAAAACAATGGGTTCCAAAATAACCAAAGTAACCTCTTTTGAAGGTGTTGCTGCCGAAACTGCAGGAGCTTTGACACTTTATTTTACTGAGCATTTTAAAGTACCGGTAAGTACAACACATACTATTACAGGATCTATTATCGGGGTTGGATTAACGAAACGCATCTCGGCAGTTCGCTGGGGAGTAACAGTAAGTCTGCTTTGGGCTTGGGTACTTACGATTCCAGTTTCAGCATTGCTGGCTGCATTGGTATATTGGATTCTAAAAGTATTTTTGTAAAATCTATACTTAACATATAACGAAAAACCATTCATATTCGAATGGTTTTTTTATGCTTTAAAATGAATTTTGCTATTTTTTTGGAGCCAGAAATTTTCTGCAAGAAGCAACTGTTGTCCCCCTCTTCGCTGTAATCTTTTGTAGAGACGGGTTTCAAACCCGTCTCTACAAAAGGATTTTTACTTCGATCGGGGCTAGATTAGAAATTTAGTATTTATTTCAACTTTCTTAAAATTGAATTTAAGTTAAACGGGGCGGTAGTTTTTATAAGTAATACGTTTAGTAATCTTTTAAATAAAGTACTAATTACCCCGAACCAGATTTTTGTGATTTTTTCTTCGTTTGTAATGAGTCTGCTTTAAGTTTTTATCACCAGTAATGATGCTTATATTTCCATCTATTTCAAGCATGGCTAGTTTTACATCCTTAAAATATTCGACACCATGCTCTCGCATTGCTTCTTTTAATTCATCTGAAGTAATATTTAATTTGCTTAGGTTTTTAAAATCTAAAGTCCCGTTATGAATTAAAATTTCTGGTTTTTCGAGAAAGAAATCACTAAATTTTTTATAACGGTATATTAATTTCTTCAATACAAAATTAATCACAAACAGAATTGTCGCAGCGGCCAAACCTCCCCAGAGTGTTGTGTTGTTTCCAACCATTGCATTTTGAACCGAATTACTTATCAGCAGAATCAAAATCACATCAGAAGTATTAAGCTGTGATAATTCTTTTTTGCCAAAAAGACGCAGTGCAATGACCATAAATAAATATACGGCTGCACTGCGGATGGTGATATCTAAATATGGATTCATTTTTTTAGATTTAAGTATTCAGATTCCAGGTTTAGTATTTAAGTAACAGATGATATTGTAATCTGTTAACTGCAATCTGCAATCTAAAATTTATCTTATTTTAAAGTTCTTCTCAATTGCTTTGATCATTTCACCAGCAATATCTTTATTAGTAGCACCTTCAATACCTTCAAGTCCTGGCGAAGAGTTTACTTCGAGCAGCAATGGTCCTTTAGAAGAACGGATAATATCTACACCGGCTACTTTTAAGTCCATGGCTTTTGCTGCTTTTATGGCAATCTTTTTCTCCTCTGCGGTTACTTTTATGATAGAAGCAGTTCCTCCCAAATGGATATTCGCTCTAAATTCTCCAGGCATTGCTTCTCGCTGGATAGCGGCCACCACTTTGCCGTCAATCACAAAACAGCGAATGTCCTTGCCGTTTGCTTCTTTAATGAATTCCTGAACTAGGATGTTTGCATTAAGGCTTTTAAATGCATTAATTACACTTTCAGCCGCTTTTTTTGTTTCTGCCAATACAACGCCTTTTCCCTGAGTTCCTTCAAGTAATTTTACAATAAGCGGTGGTCCGCCAACCATTTTGATTAGATTGTCGGTATCCAAAGGTGAATTTGCAAATCCAGTTGTTGGAATATCAACGCCGTGATTCAGTAATAACTGCAGTGAAAACAGCTTGTCTCTCGATTGTGTTATAGCGGTTGATGAATTTAAACAAAACACTTTTAAAGCTTCGAATTGTCTTGTTAAAGCACAGCCGTAAAAAGTAATGCTGGGACGGATTCTTGGTATAATAGCATCAAACTGATTTAAAATTTTACCGCCGCGGTAATGAATTTCGGGAGTTTTAGCATCGAGTTTCATGTAGCATTCCTTAATGTTTAAGAAATGCATTTCATGGCCTCTCATTTCGCCGGCTTCCATGATTCTTTTATTGCTGTATAATTCAGGATTGCTCGCTAAAAGGCCAATGCGTAAGCCTGAACTGGCTTTCTCTGAGTTTACGTATAATTCCTGAAGACTTTCGATAGTGGGCTGTCCTAAGAGGTATTTTTGTTCTGGATCAACAAGGATTCTCCCGCTCATAGCTTCTCTTCCTAAAAGCATTCTGAAACCCATGGAATCTCTATTGGTCAGTGTCATTTCGATAGGCCATTTCGATTCGCCAATAGCTATACTGGTTTGAATGACATAACGGTGTTCCCTAAAACCGCTGGAGCTTTTTACGATACGTTTGCCAACCAAAGGAGCCTCACAGTGAATAACTGTTTTGATATTATTTTGTATGGGGTTGATGTCAAATTTAACCCAATTGGCATCATTTTTTATAAATGGAGCAATATTTATGGCATGCAAAGCAGATGTTTTGGCACCGGAATCTACTCTTGCTTTTATTGTAGGAATTCCTAATTCTGGAAATGAGCACCATTCTTCGCTGCCCAGTATGACTTTATTTTGTACCATAAATTAATTTTGGTTGTTTTTTTATATAATTCAAATGTAAATATTTGTTTTTAAAAAATACGAAATTATCCTATAAAGAATAAACCCGTTATGTTATTAAAACGTAACGGGTTTGTTATGGATTTTTTTAAATTTAAATTATTGATTAGTAGGTTCTTCTGCTTTGTGAACTTTTATAGTCAACTCTTGAGAACCATCTTCAATATCCATGAATATTTCGTCACCTGAAGCAATTTTTGAAGTGATAATTTCTTCTGCAAGAGCATCTTCAATATACTTCTGAATTGCTCTTTTTAAAGGTCTTGCTCCAAATTGTTTGTCAAATCCTTTATCGGCAATAAAAGTTTTGGCTTTGTCAGACAGTTTCAATTGATATCCTAATTCATTGATACGGCTGTATAACTTTCTCAATTCAATCTCGATAATTAAATTGATATCTTCTTTTTCTAAAGAATTAAATACAATTACATCATCAATTCTGTTCAAAAATTCAGGAGCAAAAGTTTTCTTCAAAGCATTTTCGATAATGCTTTTAGAGTTATCATCG of Flavobacterium marginilacus contains these proteins:
- a CDS encoding DUF47 domain-containing protein; translated protein: MSLNSIFQFLVPKDKKFFPLFEEASSNLIELASNLHEAVNLPLKEREALFHKIDELEQKGEDITRQTNLELSRNFITPFDREDIHSLVTSIDYVADYLHGAASRMRLYQVDKITKSIRKMTEINLEACQNIDVAVKELKNLSNMKTITNACAKINKLENKSDMVYNKAVFEIFENETDAKNIIKYKEVLSVLESATDKCKSVASVLESITVKHS
- the hutH gene encoding histidine ammonia-lyase, with the translated sequence MENTHYISTELLSFETLQEIISHHKTIVLSENAKTNILKCRKYLDAKMASHPEPIYGINTGFGSLCNVKISNENLSKLQENLVKSHSCGTGEEVPNEIVKIMLLLKIQSLSYGHSGIQLETVQRLIDFYNNDVLPVIYTQGSLGASGDLAPLAHLSLPLLGEGEVWFEDKKVNSAEVLKRFEWKPIVLKSKEGLALLNGTQFMSAYGAYIVMKANKFSFLADLIGTISLEGFDGRIEPFNELIHYIRPHNGQIATAKRVKEFLDGSEIIEQPKTHVQDPYSFRCIPQVHGASKDAFDYVKKVFKTEINSVTDNPNIFIESDQIISGGNFHGQPLALALDFMAIALAELGSISERRTYQLISGLRNLPAFLVDNPGLNSGFMIPQYTAASIASQNKQLATPSSVDSIVSSNGQEDHVSMGANGAVKCLKVMENLERILAIELMNASQAIEYRRPLKSSDFIEMFLKSYRNEVPLVKEDRILHYDIEQTVDFLNSFQIEDDLLTLA
- a CDS encoding homoserine kinase, translating into MNEIKIFCPATIANLSCGFDVLGLCLATQGDEMIVRKSNEKGVRITKIVGADLPMETENNVSGVAALAMLEEVETEFGFEIEIYKHIKAGSGIGSSAASSAGAVFGINELLGRPFTRKELVKFAMQGEKLASGNAHADNVAPALLGGFTLVRSSNPLDIIKIDSPSELYATVVHPQIELKTSDARSVLKQTVSLKSAITQWGNVGGLVAGLYTQDYELIGRSLHDEIIEPIRSMLIPGFDLIKQTAYENGALGSGISGSGPSIFALSKGKENAEKIAKAMSAVYEEMNLPYEIHVSKVNDEGISII
- the thrA gene encoding bifunctional aspartate kinase/homoserine dehydrogenase I, whose product is MRVLKFGGTSVANAENIKLVLDIVLNKAQDEKLVVVVSALSKVTDLLQLAASKAAANDESFKEIAAEIEKKHLETLKQLTPVSEQSGLLSHIKRIINHLETLLDGCFLLGELSPRTLDTILSFGELLSSFIIAEALKQKLKNSSYKDSRELIKTNNQFGKAAVNFEITNKLIADFFASNENQVVVMPGFIATSEDGIHTTLGRGGSDYTAAIIAGALNASDLEIWTDVNGMFTANPKIVKQAQPIATISYQEAMELSHFGAKVLYPPTIQPVLRKNIPIYIKNTFEPQAEGTLISNNAADHSNPVKGITHIDNITLITLEGSGMIGVAGSSKRLFEVLSHEGINVIFITQASSEHSICIGISNSDAETAENAINKAFQIEITQNKIDPCIVEQNLCIIALVGENMKNHQGLSGRMFSTLGKNNVNIRAIAQGASERNISVVINERDVKKALNTLHENFFEENTKQLNLFVMGVGNVGEKFIEQIHQQKKFLKENLKINLRVIAVSNSRKMHFDEEGISLKEWQSLLEKGETANKEEFISKVKVLNLRNSIFVDITANEEVSKTYEQYLKQNVAVVTCNKIACSSAYDNYKKLKGLSRQFNAPFLFETNVGAGLPIIDTVKNLIASGDKVHKIQAVLSGSLNFIFNNFDENNTFHDVVKEAGVQGFTEPDPKIDLSGIDVARKILILIRESGYQMEIEDIENKAFLPSACMGTTNNDAFFASLKEHAKHFESILAEANAKESRLKFVAQFENGKASVGLQFIPKDHPFYNLEGKDNIVLFYTDRYVDQPLLIKGAGAGAAVTASGIFADVIRIGNV
- the thrC gene encoding threonine synthase; protein product: MKYYSLNHNAPNVSFQEAVIQGLAADKGLYFPESITSLAPSFFDSIESLSHEEIAFEAIKQFVGDEIPTETLKQIIAETLCFDFPVVEVENGIYSLELFHGPTMAFKDVGARFMSRCLGYFNKDKKDAKNTVLVATSGDTGGAVASGFLGVNGVDVVILYPSGKVSDIQERQLTTLGQNIKALEVDGVFDDCQDMVKKAFLDETLAHKNLTSANSINIARWLPQMFYFFFAYKALKSQNKPLVFSCPSGNFGNICAGIIAKKLGLPIDHFVASTNVNDTVPRFLVNGIYDPKPSIATISNAMDVGNPSNFVRIQEMYNNDLAQFEKDFTSYTFTDAETLTAMKHIYNDDRKYIAEPHGAVGYLGLKKELANKTNAIGVFLETAHPIKFLDVVEPALGVTLPLPKQIESVMNKEKVSVKIKTYDDLKAFLG
- a CDS encoding inorganic phosphate transporter; protein product: MTLLLIIIVLALIFDYINGFHDAANAIATVVATKVLSPFQAVLWAAFFNFLAYWVFGLGVANTVAKTADSSQIDLTVILAGVVAAIIWNLITWWQGIPSSSSHTLIGGFAGAAVAHAISIHGFSDYTILEDGVQHTKHWYDIVSWYKAGKDGGMPSGVVIIIAFIVLAPLLGALISYLISIWLLNASRKSILPKLFTIALMIASIWFVYGQMVPFEKIEKPRFESHFWSILFESHNIKWFLVAFIILSISTFALLFSSLNLHKADAVLKKMQLLSSAAFSLGHGGNDSQKVMGIIAAAVAVYIKTSGVDIMNLPEWLQVVLPDDDKGIKGVMPEWIPLACYTAIAVGTLSGGWKIVKTMGSKITKVTSFEGVAAETAGALTLYFTEHFKVPVSTTHTITGSIIGVGLTKRISAVRWGVTVSLLWAWVLTIPVSALLAALVYWILKVFL